In the genome of Pseudomonas putida, one region contains:
- a CDS encoding carbon-nitrogen hydrolase family protein, producing the protein MIRLAACQYAIELHETWEDYAEHLQGLCAEAVEAGALLLPEYAGLVLSGQLPPEHRSDLKGSIAGIQPLVEPWMALCEGIARRWGVYLQPGSLPVREADGRYRNRAWLFGPDGVMGHQDKLIMTRFEREQWDIAAGEGLKVFDTALGRLGILICYDNEFPLLARHLAERGADLILAPSCTDTEAGYHRVRIGAQARALENQIAVLQSSTVGMASWSPALDENIGRAGLFVPPDHGMPGDGVIAQSNELCPATSQWLMCEVDLQQVRRVRQEGQVFTRRDWPEQFDRIG; encoded by the coding sequence ATGATCCGCCTCGCCGCCTGTCAGTACGCCATCGAGCTGCATGAAACCTGGGAGGACTACGCCGAGCATCTCCAGGGCCTGTGCGCCGAGGCTGTCGAGGCGGGGGCGTTACTACTGCCCGAATATGCGGGGCTGGTCCTCAGTGGCCAGTTACCCCCCGAGCATCGGAGCGACCTGAAGGGCTCGATCGCGGGCATCCAGCCGCTGGTCGAACCCTGGATGGCCTTGTGTGAGGGAATTGCCCGGCGCTGGGGAGTCTATCTGCAGCCGGGCAGCCTGCCGGTGCGTGAGGCCGACGGCCGTTACCGCAACCGAGCCTGGCTGTTCGGTCCTGACGGTGTGATGGGGCACCAGGACAAACTGATCATGACGCGCTTCGAGCGCGAGCAGTGGGACATCGCTGCCGGGGAAGGGCTCAAGGTGTTCGACACCGCCTTGGGGCGGCTGGGCATCCTGATCTGTTACGACAACGAGTTTCCCTTGCTTGCCCGGCATCTGGCCGAAAGGGGGGCCGACTTGATTCTGGCCCCAAGCTGCACCGACACCGAGGCTGGCTATCACCGGGTACGCATCGGCGCCCAGGCCCGAGCACTGGAGAACCAGATCGCCGTGCTACAAAGCTCCACGGTGGGCATGGCGTCTTGGTCGCCGGCGCTTGACGAGAATATCGGCCGTGCAGGGCTGTTCGTGCCGCCGGATCATGGCATGCCAGGAGATGGGGTGATCGCACAGAGCAATGAGTTGTGCCCTGCAACCAGCCAGTGGTTGATGTGCGAGGTGGATTTGCAGCAGGTGAGGCGGGTGAGGCAGGAAGGGCAGGTGTTTACCCGCAGGGACTGGCCAGAGCAGTTCGACAGAATTGGATAG
- a CDS encoding GNAT family acetyltransferase, which yields MEIRLLHGAAIAPYIDDLARLRLTVFREFPYLYDGTPEYEADYLSTYARSGRSLAVLAIDQGKVVGASTGLPLSDETPEFQQPFLAQGRDPASVYYFGESVLLPAYRGQGLGVRFFIERESYAHKLAEFDYCAFCAVERPAGHPRRPSDYKPLHGFWRNRGFLHEPSLRTTYAWRDLDEKQVSAKIMSFWLKELPL from the coding sequence ATGGAAATCCGCCTGTTGCACGGCGCCGCCATTGCGCCTTACATCGATGACCTCGCTCGCCTGCGCCTTACGGTGTTTCGCGAGTTTCCCTACCTTTATGACGGTACGCCGGAATACGAGGCCGACTATCTCTCCACCTACGCCCGTTCCGGGCGCAGCCTGGCGGTTTTGGCCATCGATCAGGGCAAGGTCGTAGGGGCCTCCACGGGCCTGCCCTTGAGTGACGAAACGCCTGAGTTCCAGCAACCTTTCCTGGCGCAGGGGCGTGATCCGGCCAGCGTCTACTACTTTGGTGAGTCGGTGCTATTGCCGGCCTACCGTGGCCAGGGCTTGGGCGTGCGCTTTTTCATCGAGCGCGAGTCCTATGCCCACAAGCTCGCTGAATTTGACTACTGCGCCTTCTGTGCGGTCGAACGCCCGGCCGGCCATCCCAGGAGACCGTCGGACTACAAGCCCTTGCATGGCTTCTGGCGAAATCGAGGTTTCCTGCACGAGCCTTCTTTGCGCACCACCTATGCCTGGCGTGACCTTGATGAAAAGCAGGTGTCAGCGAAGATCATGTCGTTCTGGCTCAAGGAACTGCCTCTATGA
- a CDS encoding nuclear transport factor 2 family protein → MTATELVNAYYAAFNAGDMPTFLGLLSEDVIHDINQGERQMGKTAFAAFMDKMNRCYRERLADIVVMQNADGSRAAAEFTVHGEYLADDEGLPPANGQTYVLPAGAFFYIHCGKIARVTNYYNLNDWVEQVV, encoded by the coding sequence ATGACCGCTACCGAACTTGTGAACGCTTACTACGCAGCCTTCAACGCAGGCGACATGCCGACCTTTCTCGGCTTGCTCAGCGAGGATGTGATTCATGACATCAACCAGGGTGAACGGCAGATGGGCAAGACGGCCTTCGCGGCGTTCATGGATAAGATGAACCGCTGCTACCGGGAGCGTCTGGCGGACATCGTGGTCATGCAGAATGCCGATGGGAGCCGTGCAGCGGCAGAGTTCACCGTCCATGGGGAGTATCTGGCCGACGACGAAGGGCTGCCGCCGGCCAATGGGCAGACGTATGTGCTGCCGGCGGGGGCATTCTTCTATATCCACTGTGGGAAGATTGCTCGGGTGACCAATTACTACAACTTGAATGATTGGGTTGAGCAGGTGGTTTGA
- a CDS encoding IS256 family transposase: MPTKKKPLRDLPKIPKELLEQFGEGLMTAEAIEDASAAFKKALIERALHAELGHHLGYPPGAQRPEDETNQRNGKSGKTVLTGDGPLRLEIPRDRDGSFAPILIPKHERRYTGFDDKIIAMYARGMTVREIRAFLSEQYGTDVSPDFISSVTDEVMEEIGAWQQRPLEPIYPVIFFDALRVKIREEGLVRNKAIYLALGVLPDGTRDILGIWIENTEGAKFWMKVFNDLKTRGVEDVLIAVTDGLKGMPEALSAVFPETTLQTCIVHLIRNSLDFAAWDKRRALAKALKPIYQAINAEAAEQALDEFENGPWGKQYPTVVAAWRRAWDRVIPFFVFPPAIRKVIYTTNAIESINAQLRKIIKTRGHFPNDDAATKLIWLGLRNITANWGSAAHDWKSAMNQFAILYGDRFIRPTW, encoded by the coding sequence ATGCCAACCAAAAAGAAACCCCTGCGTGACCTGCCCAAAATCCCAAAAGAGCTGCTGGAGCAGTTCGGCGAGGGCTTGATGACCGCAGAAGCTATCGAGGATGCCTCTGCGGCGTTCAAGAAGGCCCTGATCGAACGTGCTCTGCATGCCGAGCTTGGCCACCACTTGGGTTATCCGCCGGGCGCGCAGCGCCCAGAGGATGAAACCAACCAGCGTAACGGCAAGAGTGGCAAGACGGTTTTGACCGGGGATGGCCCGTTGCGGCTGGAAATCCCTCGCGATCGAGACGGCAGTTTTGCGCCCATTCTGATCCCCAAGCATGAGCGCCGTTACACCGGTTTCGATGACAAAATCATCGCCATGTACGCCCGTGGAATGACGGTCAGAGAGATCCGAGCCTTTCTGTCCGAGCAGTATGGAACCGACGTTTCACCCGATTTCATCAGCTCTGTAACAGACGAGGTCATGGAAGAGATTGGCGCGTGGCAACAGCGGCCACTGGAGCCGATATATCCGGTCATTTTCTTTGATGCACTGCGGGTGAAGATTCGCGAAGAAGGCCTGGTGCGCAACAAGGCCATTTACTTGGCGTTGGGCGTTCTCCCCGACGGTACGCGCGACATCTTGGGTATCTGGATCGAAAACACCGAAGGTGCGAAGTTCTGGATGAAGGTCTTTAACGATCTCAAGACGCGTGGTGTCGAGGACGTACTGATTGCCGTGACCGATGGCCTCAAAGGCATGCCAGAGGCTCTCAGCGCCGTGTTTCCAGAGACGACGCTGCAGACGTGCATCGTGCACCTGATCCGCAACAGTCTCGACTTCGCGGCCTGGGACAAGCGCCGGGCACTGGCCAAGGCGCTGAAGCCGATTTACCAGGCTATCAATGCAGAAGCGGCTGAGCAGGCATTGGATGAGTTTGAAAACGGGCCCTGGGGCAAGCAGTATCCAACGGTCGTTGCGGCCTGGAGACGCGCCTGGGATCGAGTGATTCCCTTCTTTGTCTTCCCGCCAGCCATCCGGAAAGTGATCTACACCACCAACGCCATCGAGAGTATCAATGCCCAGCTGCGCAAGATCATCAAGACCCGAGGCCATTTCCCGAACGACGACGCAGCCACCAAGCTGATCTGGCTGGGGCTGCGAAACATCACGGCGAACTGGGGCTCAGCGGCGCATGATTGGAAAAGTGCGATGAATCAATTCGCGATTTTGTACGGAGATCGGTTCATCAGGCCGACCTGGTGA
- a CDS encoding DJ-1/PfpI family protein, whose protein sequence is MTAKKILMLVGDFVEDYEVMVPFQALKMVGHTVHAVCPEKLAGQTVRTAIHDFEGDQTYSEKPGHNFALNFDFVQVRAEGYDALLIPGGRAPEYLRLDERVLALVKAFDQAGKPIAAVCHGAQLLAAAGVLEGRECSAYPACAPEVRLAGGRFVDIALDQAHVDGNLVTAPAWPAHPAWLAAFLRVLG, encoded by the coding sequence ATGACGGCCAAGAAAATTCTCATGCTGGTGGGTGACTTCGTCGAGGACTACGAAGTGATGGTGCCGTTCCAGGCACTGAAGATGGTCGGGCATACGGTGCATGCGGTGTGCCCGGAGAAACTGGCCGGGCAGACGGTGCGCACGGCGATCCATGATTTCGAGGGGGACCAGACCTACAGCGAGAAGCCTGGGCACAATTTCGCCCTGAACTTCGACTTCGTGCAGGTGCGTGCCGAGGGGTATGACGCGTTGCTGATTCCTGGGGGCCGAGCGCCTGAGTACCTGCGCCTGGATGAGCGGGTGCTGGCGCTGGTCAAGGCCTTCGACCAGGCGGGCAAGCCGATCGCGGCGGTGTGTCACGGGGCGCAGTTGCTGGCGGCGGCTGGTGTGCTGGAGGGGCGTGAGTGCAGTGCGTATCCGGCGTGTGCGCCTGAGGTACGGTTGGCGGGGGGGCGGTTTGTGGATATCGCTTTGGACCAGGCGCATGTGGATGGGAATCTGGTGACGGCGCCTGCCTGGCCGGCGCATCCCGCCTGGTTGGCGGCGTTTTTGCGGGTGCTTGGGTGA
- a CDS encoding phospholipase D-like domain-containing protein has protein sequence MPGPVFPWRDGNEFELLIDGPEFFPRMLLAIVRAEFQVDLELYLVEAGTCAEAVVEALEQAATRGVRVRCLFDDYGSLAFPSVLRQRLEAAGVHMRYYNRLRWRRGVRNLYRDHRKLLLVDECWAVVGGTGVTDEFWTPGGDTSEWHEVMVQMQGPIVTDWQLLFDRQWHANNRRTAWRPAEGFGLPRLPRVPVQGQGMGRVAYADARQHQDILHSLVRALNSGQRRIWLATPYFLPTFSVRRSLRRAAHKGIDVRLLLTGPRTDHPAVRYAGHRYYPRLLRAGVRIFEYQPCFLHLKMVLVDDWVSVGSCNFDHWNLHFNLEANVEALDPPLTAAVLASFERDFALSQEVDLARWHARPFWRRLQQRLWGWLDRLVVNLLNRRD, from the coding sequence ATGCCGGGGCCGGTCTTCCCCTGGCGGGATGGCAACGAGTTCGAACTGCTGATCGACGGCCCCGAGTTCTTTCCGCGCATGCTTCTGGCGATCGTGCGCGCCGAATTCCAGGTGGACCTGGAGTTGTACCTGGTCGAAGCCGGCACCTGTGCCGAGGCGGTGGTCGAGGCCCTGGAGCAGGCTGCCACCCGTGGCGTGCGCGTACGTTGCCTGTTCGACGACTACGGCTCGCTGGCCTTCCCCTCGGTGTTGCGCCAGCGGCTGGAGGCGGCCGGCGTGCACATGCGCTACTACAACCGCCTACGTTGGCGACGTGGGGTTCGCAATCTCTATCGTGACCACCGCAAGCTGTTGCTGGTCGATGAGTGCTGGGCGGTGGTGGGCGGCACGGGAGTTACCGACGAATTCTGGACACCGGGCGGCGACACCAGCGAATGGCACGAAGTGATGGTGCAAATGCAAGGGCCCATCGTCACCGACTGGCAATTGCTGTTCGATCGTCAGTGGCACGCCAACAACCGTCGCACCGCCTGGCGCCCGGCCGAGGGCTTTGGCCTGCCCCGCCTGCCACGGGTGCCGGTCCAAGGGCAGGGCATGGGCCGGGTGGCCTATGCCGACGCCCGCCAGCATCAGGACATCCTCCATTCGCTGGTGCGTGCCCTCAACAGCGGCCAGCGGCGTATCTGGCTGGCCACCCCGTATTTCCTGCCGACCTTCAGCGTGCGCCGCTCCCTGCGGCGCGCGGCGCACAAGGGCATCGACGTTCGCCTGCTGCTCACCGGCCCCCGCACCGATCATCCTGCGGTGCGCTATGCCGGGCACCGTTATTACCCCCGCCTGCTGCGTGCTGGTGTGCGGATATTCGAGTACCAGCCGTGCTTCCTGCACCTGAAGATGGTGCTGGTGGATGACTGGGTCAGTGTGGGGTCGTGCAACTTCGATCATTGGAACCTGCACTTCAACCTCGAGGCCAACGTCGAAGCCCTCGACCCACCCTTGACGGCTGCGGTGCTCGCCAGCTTCGAGCGAGACTTCGCCCTCAGCCAGGAAGTCGACCTGGCGCGCTGGCATGCCCGGCCTTTCTGGCGTCGGCTGCAGCAGCGGCTGTGGGGGTGGCTCGACCGGCTGGTGGTCAACTTGCTCAATCGTCGCGACTAG
- a CDS encoding YceI family protein: MFKLPRLLPALLLALCLPAHANWHLDGESSRLSFVTSKNGDISEVHRFLVFHGKVDSKGNAQVSIEMDSVSGGIPLRDERMRDELFEVAKFPEALIQAKIDLRPINDLANGAQVELRLPVTVTLHGQSHRYSTLLLATRLDERRFQVVTLEPLMLRAEDFDLLPGLATLRKLSGVASISPSVPVSAVLIFSAR, encoded by the coding sequence ATGTTCAAGCTGCCCCGTCTGTTGCCTGCCCTGCTCCTGGCCTTGTGCCTGCCCGCCCATGCCAACTGGCACCTGGATGGCGAGTCCTCGCGATTGTCTTTTGTCACCAGCAAGAATGGCGATATCTCCGAGGTGCACCGCTTCCTGGTATTCCATGGCAAGGTCGACAGTAAAGGCAATGCGCAGGTGAGCATCGAAATGGATTCGGTCAGCGGCGGCATCCCGTTGCGCGATGAGCGCATGCGTGACGAGCTGTTCGAGGTCGCCAAGTTCCCCGAGGCGCTGATACAGGCGAAGATCGATCTGCGCCCGATCAACGACCTGGCCAATGGCGCCCAGGTAGAGCTTCGCCTGCCGGTGACCGTTACCCTGCATGGGCAGTCGCACCGCTACAGCACCTTGCTCTTGGCCACCCGCCTGGACGAGCGGCGTTTCCAGGTGGTGACCCTGGAGCCGTTGATGCTGCGCGCCGAGGACTTCGACCTGTTGCCGGGCCTGGCGACCCTGCGCAAGCTTTCCGGTGTTGCTTCCATCAGCCCATCGGTGCCGGTGAGCGCGGTGCTGATCTTCTCCGCCCGCTGA
- a CDS encoding amidase — MKRVALWLVVALLAWVWHERQALADFPGILSAYSAKEYCSCRFVMGFDEAYCRGYVKQYLPLGRLEEDREQRQVFAEGLGRRNQAAWVGSREGCRLLP; from the coding sequence ATGAAGCGCGTCGCGCTGTGGCTGGTGGTGGCGCTGCTGGCGTGGGTGTGGCACGAGCGTCAGGCGTTGGCGGACTTTCCGGGCATCCTCTCGGCGTATTCGGCCAAGGAGTATTGCTCGTGCCGCTTTGTCATGGGCTTCGATGAGGCGTATTGCCGGGGCTATGTGAAGCAATACCTGCCTTTGGGCAGGCTGGAGGAGGACCGCGAGCAGCGTCAGGTGTTCGCCGAAGGCCTGGGGCGCCGTAACCAGGCTGCTTGGGTGGGATCGCGGGAGGGCTGCCGCTTGCTGCCGTGA
- a CDS encoding serine hydrolase domain-containing protein codes for MGRLGKLLGILAWVSVSAWAEPWPDPDWPREPSTIDWQAVEAYAFPARDETRRTGVRSDALLVIRDGRILYERYVAPTGADTAHLTWSISKSVLASVLGVAYGEGRFALDEPALRYYPPLQAHSELRIIDLLHWASGLAWQEDYEYAPLKSSVVAMLYTRGRADMAAFTAALPAEVAPGERFRYASGDSNLLAAALRGMLAPGGYDDYPWRALFEPLGIRSAVWERDGAGTYVGSSYLYLSARDLARIGLLMLRDGRWQGRQLLPREWVAFNRQLFERAEALPGEANPGGHWWLNQPLPGHPAPWPDAAQDTYAALGHWGQALYVVPSQKLVIVRYADDRDGTYQHNELLKRVLAAVAREGR; via the coding sequence ATGGGCAGGCTGGGGAAATTGCTGGGCATCCTGGCATGGGTGAGCGTTTCAGCCTGGGCCGAACCCTGGCCGGACCCGGACTGGCCGCGCGAACCTTCTACAATCGACTGGCAGGCGGTCGAGGCCTATGCCTTTCCCGCCCGCGACGAGACCCGTCGCACGGGCGTACGCAGCGATGCGCTGCTGGTCATCCGTGACGGGCGCATCCTTTATGAGCGCTACGTCGCGCCCACCGGTGCCGACACTGCCCACCTGACCTGGTCGATCAGCAAGAGCGTGCTGGCTAGCGTGCTGGGGGTGGCGTATGGCGAAGGACGTTTTGCCCTCGATGAGCCGGCCCTGCGCTACTACCCCCCACTCCAGGCGCATTCCGAATTGCGCATCATCGACCTGTTGCACTGGGCCAGTGGCCTGGCCTGGCAGGAAGACTACGAGTACGCGCCGCTCAAGTCCTCGGTGGTGGCCATGCTCTATACCCGTGGCCGTGCTGACATGGCTGCCTTCACCGCGGCGCTGCCGGCCGAGGTGGCACCGGGCGAGCGCTTTCGCTACGCCAGCGGCGACAGCAATCTGTTGGCCGCGGCCTTGCGCGGCATGCTGGCGCCGGGCGGCTACGACGACTACCCGTGGCGGGCGCTGTTCGAGCCCTTGGGGATTCGCAGCGCGGTCTGGGAGCGCGACGGTGCCGGCACCTACGTGGGCTCGTCCTACCTTTACCTGAGCGCGCGAGACCTGGCCCGCATCGGTCTGCTGATGCTGCGTGACGGGCGCTGGCAGGGGCGGCAACTCCTGCCTAGGGAGTGGGTGGCGTTCAATCGGCAGTTGTTCGAGCGGGCCGAAGCGCTCCCGGGCGAGGCCAACCCAGGTGGTCACTGGTGGCTCAACCAGCCGTTGCCAGGCCACCCCGCGCCTTGGCCAGACGCTGCGCAGGACACCTACGCCGCCCTTGGCCATTGGGGCCAGGCGCTCTATGTGGTGCCGTCGCAGAAGCTAGTGATCGTGCGCTACGCCGATGACCGCGACGGCACCTACCAGCACAACGAACTGCTCAAGCGAGTGCTGGCGGCCGTGGCCAGGGAGGGGAGATGA
- a CDS encoding acyl-CoA dehydrogenase gives MPWLQRINDPFRQPQAQSLGEGHAALLERLGQVSPFELAVLGGRAVATPGLAFLIGYQAALRVLWPSAPTSLGALCATERRSVRPADMQTRLDNLRLTGSKDFVTAGLDAEWLLVAARSEAEGEKPRLQLAVVYPGEAGVTLEALPTLPLMPEVGHARLQLRQATCELLAGDGWDAYVKPFRSLEDLYVLAALVAWLYGVGQESAWPQELRLRLLGLLGGCAEGSRQCADSVACHLLLGGLFAQFHALHDAIDQALASGPPHWRQLWQRDQGVLALATAAREKRLHKAWTAVGLS, from the coding sequence ATGCCCTGGTTGCAAAGAATCAACGACCCTTTCCGCCAGCCCCAGGCCCAGAGCCTTGGAGAAGGCCATGCCGCCTTGCTCGAACGTCTCGGACAGGTTTCGCCCTTCGAGTTGGCGGTGCTGGGTGGCCGGGCGGTGGCCACGCCGGGGCTGGCCTTCCTGATCGGCTACCAGGCGGCCTTGCGTGTGCTCTGGCCCAGTGCCCCGACCAGCCTGGGCGCCTTGTGCGCCACCGAGCGGCGCAGCGTGCGCCCGGCGGACATGCAGACCCGGCTCGACAACCTGCGCCTGACCGGCAGCAAGGATTTCGTCACCGCGGGGCTGGACGCCGAATGGCTGCTGGTGGCGGCGCGCAGCGAAGCCGAGGGAGAGAAACCCCGGCTGCAACTGGCGGTGGTCTACCCCGGTGAGGCCGGGGTGACGCTGGAGGCCTTGCCCACCTTGCCGTTGATGCCCGAGGTCGGGCATGCGCGCCTGCAATTGCGCCAGGCCACCTGCGAACTGCTCGCCGGTGATGGTTGGGATGCCTACGTCAAACCCTTTCGCTCTTTGGAAGACCTCTACGTGCTGGCCGCCCTGGTGGCCTGGCTGTATGGCGTCGGTCAGGAAAGCGCCTGGCCCCAGGAGCTGCGGCTGCGTTTGCTCGGGCTGCTGGGAGGGTGCGCCGAGGGCAGCCGGCAGTGTGCCGACAGCGTTGCCTGCCACTTGCTATTGGGGGGGCTGTTCGCCCAGTTCCATGCACTGCACGATGCAATCGACCAAGCCCTGGCCAGCGGGCCACCCCATTGGAGGCAGTTGTGGCAGCGCGACCAGGGCGTACTGGCGTTGGCCACGGCGGCGCGGGAAAAGCGCTTGCACAAAGCCTGGACCGCCGTCGGATTGTCATGA
- the olsB gene encoding L-ornithine N(alpha)-acyltransferase, whose protein sequence is MTRIARSGDNSTERRLQAERLVGATALQEAQALRFKVFSAEFQAKLKGAELGLDMDDYDIHCRHIGVRDLATGQLVATTRLLDHQAASSLGRFYSEEEFSLHGLLQLQGPILELGRTCVDPAYRNGGTIAVLWGELAEVLNEGRYNYLMGCASIPMQDGGVQAHAIMQRLRERYLCTEHLRAEPKKPLPILALPNNVIAEMPPLLKAYMRLGAKICGEPCWDEDFQVADVFILLKRDDLCPRYARHFKAAV, encoded by the coding sequence ATGACTCGGATCGCACGCTCTGGCGACAACAGCACTGAACGCCGTCTGCAAGCCGAACGCCTGGTCGGCGCCACAGCCCTGCAGGAAGCACAGGCCTTGCGTTTCAAGGTGTTCAGCGCCGAATTCCAGGCCAAGCTCAAGGGCGCGGAACTGGGCTTGGACATGGACGACTACGACATTCATTGCCGCCACATTGGCGTGCGCGACCTGGCCACCGGCCAACTGGTCGCCACCACCCGCCTGCTCGATCACCAGGCCGCCAGCAGCCTGGGACGCTTCTACAGCGAAGAAGAATTCAGCCTGCATGGCCTGCTGCAACTGCAAGGGCCGATCCTGGAACTGGGCCGTACCTGCGTCGACCCGGCCTATCGCAACGGCGGCACCATCGCCGTGCTCTGGGGCGAGCTCGCCGAAGTGCTCAACGAAGGCCGCTACAACTACTTGATGGGGTGCGCCAGCATCCCGATGCAGGATGGTGGCGTGCAGGCCCATGCCATCATGCAGCGCCTGCGCGAACGCTACCTGTGCACCGAGCACCTGCGCGCCGAGCCGAAGAAACCACTGCCGATCCTGGCCCTGCCAAACAACGTCATCGCCGAAATGCCGCCCTTGCTCAAGGCCTACATGCGCCTGGGCGCGAAGATCTGCGGCGAACCCTGCTGGGACGAGGACTTCCAGGTCGCCGACGTGTTCATCCTGCTCAAGCGCGACGATCTCTGCCCGCGCTATGCCCGTCACTTCAAGGCGGCGGTCTGA
- a CDS encoding lysophospholipid acyltransferase family protein, protein MPGLRAFARLTRLLLVLTLGIAMASIIALGERLGLKASCERRQRWTCRFMQRLVAALPFEVHVLGPVPRRPMLWVSNHVSWTDIPLLGMLTPLSFLSKAEVRHWPLAGWLAEKAGTLFIRRGGGDGQRLSQQIGQQLSQQRPLLIFPEGTTTDGRALRTFHGRLLAGAIDQGTPVQPVAIQYLREGQPDPIAPFIGDDDLVSHLMRLFREPRGEVIIQLLEPIPSLGKERAVLAFQAQQAVHLALYGADEPEAAPRRHAKAA, encoded by the coding sequence ATGCCTGGCCTGCGGGCATTCGCCCGCCTGACGCGCTTGCTGCTGGTTCTGACGCTGGGCATTGCGATGGCCAGCATCATCGCCCTGGGTGAACGCCTGGGCCTGAAGGCCTCCTGCGAGCGTCGCCAGCGCTGGACCTGCCGGTTCATGCAGCGCCTGGTCGCCGCCCTGCCCTTCGAGGTCCACGTGCTCGGGCCGGTGCCACGACGACCGATGTTATGGGTCAGCAACCATGTGTCCTGGACCGACATTCCCCTGCTCGGCATGCTCACGCCGCTGTCGTTCCTGTCCAAGGCCGAAGTGCGCCACTGGCCGTTGGCCGGTTGGCTGGCGGAAAAAGCCGGCACCTTGTTCATCCGCCGTGGCGGTGGTGACGGCCAGCGTCTGTCCCAGCAGATCGGCCAGCAACTGAGTCAGCAACGGCCACTGCTGATCTTTCCGGAAGGCACCACCACCGACGGCCGCGCCCTGCGGACCTTCCATGGCCGGCTGCTGGCCGGCGCCATCGACCAGGGCACACCGGTGCAGCCGGTGGCGATCCAGTACCTGCGCGAGGGTCAACCGGACCCGATTGCGCCGTTCATCGGCGACGATGACCTGGTATCGCATCTGATGCGCTTGTTCCGCGAGCCACGAGGGGAAGTGATCATCCAATTGCTGGAGCCGATCCCCAGCCTAGGCAAGGAACGGGCGGTGCTGGCATTCCAGGCGCAGCAAGCGGTTCACCTGGCACTGTATGGCGCCGATGAGCCTGAAGCGGCGCCGCGGCGGCACGCGAAGGCGGCTTGA
- a CDS encoding ACP phosphodiesterase, with protein sequence MNYLAHLHLGGREPQQLLGSLYGDFVKGSLQGRFPPALEASIRLHRHIDSYTDSHPLVLAALARFPRERRRFAGIVLDVFFDHCLARHWGDYAEQPLSAFTGDFYRVLLAEPALPGRLAHIAPFMAADDWLGAYGDFDTLGQVFRGIARRLSRPEGMDGVMGELEALYEPLLADFREFYPQLQAFALASR encoded by the coding sequence ATGAACTACCTCGCACACCTGCACCTTGGCGGTCGTGAGCCGCAACAACTGCTCGGCAGCCTGTATGGCGATTTCGTCAAAGGCTCGCTGCAAGGGCGTTTCCCGCCAGCCCTCGAGGCCTCGATCCGCCTGCATCGTCACATCGACAGCTACACCGACAGCCACCCGCTGGTGCTGGCGGCACTGGCGCGTTTCCCCCGGGAGCGGCGGCGGTTTGCCGGGATCGTCCTGGATGTGTTCTTCGACCATTGCCTGGCGCGGCACTGGGGGGATTACGCCGAACAGCCGCTCAGTGCCTTTACTGGGGACTTCTACCGCGTCCTGCTTGCCGAGCCGGCACTGCCCGGGCGGCTGGCGCATATCGCGCCGTTCATGGCCGCGGACGACTGGTTGGGCGCCTATGGGGATTTCGACACGCTGGGGCAGGTGTTCCGGGGTATCGCGCGGCGATTGTCACGGCCTGAAGGCATGGATGGGGTGATGGGGGAGTTGGAGGCGTTGTACGAGCCGCTGTTGGCGGATTTTCGTGAGTTCTATCCGCAGTTGCAGGCTTTTGCGCTGGCGAGTCGGTGA
- a CDS encoding ArsR/SmtB family transcription factor, with translation MPLDLDEIIKALSHPVRREILTWLKDPAAQFPDQQHSTEYGVCAGQIDQRCGLSQSTVSAHLATLQRAGLISSQKIGQWHFFKRNEDTIQAFLQQMSQEL, from the coding sequence ATGCCTCTTGATCTCGACGAAATAATAAAAGCCCTCTCCCACCCGGTACGGCGAGAAATCCTCACCTGGCTGAAAGACCCGGCCGCGCAGTTCCCTGACCAGCAGCACAGCACCGAATACGGCGTCTGTGCCGGGCAGATCGATCAACGCTGCGGCCTGTCGCAGTCGACCGTCTCCGCCCACCTGGCCACCTTGCAGCGCGCCGGCCTTATCAGCAGCCAGAAGATCGGCCAGTGGCACTTTTTCAAACGCAACGAGGACACCATCCAGGCGTTCCTCCAGCAGATGAGCCAAGAGCTCTGA